The stretch of DNA AAACTGGGAACGCAAACTGCGACCCATTCATGGGCTAAAGCCCAAGAGGGTGCTTACGAGCTTCCTTGGCAAACTGAAAATCTGACCACGTGGAATCAGCAAGGTGCAGGAAAACCTTGGATCACGGTTTCAGTGAAGGCGGCAGTTCCGGTCACCAAACCTATTTTTGCCGGATTTAATGTTGAAAAGACCATTACACCCGTAAATCAGAAGAAAAAGGGTGCATGGAGTGTCGGGGATGTCGCTAAAGTCACGTTAAAGGTGAAAACGCCAGCCCCTCAATCTTGGGTCGTGATCGAAGATCCGGTGCCAGCGGGGGCGAGCATTTTACAAAGCTCGTTTGCAACGGCCACCGAACGCAAAGAAGAGCTTATCCGCAGCTATTATTCATGGTTTAATAGTGAAGAGACCATGGAGTACACGATTCGTTTTAATCAACCCGGAGCTTTCGTTTTACCGATTTCCAGAGTTGAAGCGATGTACAGTCCGGATTTATTTGCGGAACTTCCAGAGTCTCAGTGGGTGATAGAAAAATGAAGATAAAGAAGTATCGTTATCTTATGGTAGGCACAATCTTGGTCGCAGCTTTGGCGGCGGCGGCTTTTGTGGCCTCTGTCGAAAAGCCATTGGGCTTCGAGCAGGTGAAAAGCCAATATAAGATTTCAGAGCTTGTTGTCTTAGATTCTAACGGCACGGCCTTACATCGTTGGCGGCAAAACAAACTTCAAAAAACTGTGGCGTGGACGTCTTTATCCAGTATGTCGCCATCTTTACCAAAGGCCGTTTTAAAGTCAGAGGATCGAAAATTCTATTCTCACTCAGGCGTTGATCTTAAAGCCCTAGGAGCTAGCTTTTATCAGCGTCTGTTCCGTCGGTCCCCACGTGGGGCAAGTACCATTTCCATGCAGATGGCTAAACTGATTTCGACACAAAGATCCCAATACGATGGTTATGCGGGAAAAATAAAACAGATCATCGCCGCTATCAAATTAGAAAATTCATGGACGAAAGATCAAATCTTAGAGGCGTATTTAAATCTGGTCTCTTTTCGCGGCGAGTACCGCGGGATCGCCAGTGTTTCAGAAGCTTTGTTTGAAAAACGCCCGGCGGGTTTGACGTTAAAAGAATCCACGTTGTTGGCGGTTTTAGTACGTTCACCGAATGCAAACTTGCAGGCCTGGAGTCAGCGGGCCTGCTGGCAAGAGCGCGCTTATTGTCGTGATATGCATGAATGGATTTATCGAAATTCTAAAAAACCTGCGGGCAATATTTCTGAAAAGAAAGCCATTCATTTTGCTCAACGTTTGCATAATCAAGGACTCAAGGGCGAAGTAAAAACTTATCTCCATCGTGATGTGCAGCTGTATGCTCAAGAGCTGATGCAGTCACACATCAAGGGTTTAAAAGATCGCAACGTCAATGATGCGGCGGTGATGGTGGTGGAAAATAAAACCGGTCAGGTGTGGGCTTATGTGGGTGGCACAGGGCTCAGCGAAGAAACTTTGTATGTTGATGGCTTACAATCTTTTCGTCAGGCAGGTTCGACTTTAAAGCCGTTTCTTTATGCCACAGCTTTTGAGCGCGGTATTTTATCGCCGGATTCTTGGCTTGAAGATTCCGGCGTAGATATTGTTTTTGATAATGGAGTTTACAAGCCGCAGAATCACGACCGTAAGTTTTATGGTTGGGTCAAAGCCAAGACGGCATTGGGATCTTCACTTAATGTGCCAGCGGTAAAAGTATTTAAACTTTTAAATGATACGACTTTTTATTCTAAACTTCAGTCGTTGCATTTTAAAAAATTAGAAGATCCTGAACACTATGGACCTGCCTTGGCTTTGGGGGTCGCGGATGTCACGTTAGAAGATCTTATTCAAAGTTATCGCACGCTGGCTAACGGTGGTATGTATTCAACTTTGAACTTTACTCAAGATGACATCTCAAGCACGGAAAAAGTTTTTTCTGAAGAAAGTTCTGCTCAAGTGACAGAGATCTTAACGGCCAGTGAAAATCGCGCGTTGGGGTTCGGCCTAGATTCTGTGTTGTCTTTACCGGGCGTGGCCGTAAAAACGGGCACCAGCAAAGATATGCGTGATAATTGGACCGTTGGTTATAACGAACGATTTACCGTAGGCGTTTGGGTCGGAAACTTTAATGGGGCTCCGATGTGGAACGTGATGGGGGTCACTGGTGCGGCGCCAATTTGGCGCAATATTATGGAATATTTAGAGGAAAAATATCCATCAAAAGTATCAGGGATTCAAAAAACAAAATTGGCCGAAAGTTCCAAGCCTGAAAGATTTCCGAAAGCGCGCATCGTGTACCCACAAAATGGAATGGTCTTAGCTTTAGATCCCGCGATCCCGAAAAAAAATCAAAGAATGCCTTTGATCGCCGAAGCCACCGGTGAAGGTCGTATTGAGTGGAGGATTAACGGCATAAAAAAAGCGGCCTCTCAAAAAGCCGGAACCTTTATGTGGACTCCGGTTTTAGGTAAACACCGCTTTGAACTATTTAAGAATGGGCAGCTCGCCCAGTCCGTGGAAGTCTTAGTAAAATAAATTAGATGTCGTAATGAAATGCGACGGGCAATGCGAGATCTGGATGCAAGCTGACCTTTACGGGGCAGTTAAGTGCAAGATCTTCAAGTCTTTTGCGATGCTCGTGCGGAACAGATTGTGGTAAATGTAAACCCACCGTGAGCTTTGCCACACGACGAGGATTTAAGGCCATTTCTTTATCTACGGTGACGCGCGAGCCTTTAAGATTGATGCCGTCTTTTTCGGCATGAATAGCCATAGTCGTTAACATACAAGTGCCTGTAGCGACGCCTAAAAGATCTGTCGGAGAGAAAGCTTCACCGCGACCGTTGTTGTCTTTCGGAGCATCGGTAGAGATGCGCGAATTAGAAGGGCCATGCGTGGCCTCACAACGTTTTTCACCTTGATACAAAGCCGACATTTTAACCATGGGAACCTCTGGAGCTAAGAAGACATTCCTTCGATAATTTTGCGTAAGCGCATTTCTGAAGACTTAGACATGTCTGTATAGATTTTACGTAAATGATTAGATCGAACGGGGTCATTTTTAGAACCCTTCATTTCGCGGCCGAATTTTAAAGCCGCACAAACGCTTTCAATCACTAACTTCTTTTTTGAATCTTTAGTGATGAAATCAAAAGCACCTAAGGAAAGAGCTTCGAGAGCCCGTGAATGGTCGCCGTGCGCGGTCAAAACCACAAAAGGAGTCATTTGACCCAAAGAGCGAACATAAGCCAAAAACTTAAGACCATTCATTTGCGGCATTTCGATATCTGAAAGAATCGTGTCGAATTCTTGTGCTTTTACGAATTCTAAAGCGGCCGTGCCGTCTTCAGCCTCCACGATTTCATCCACAAATTCTTTAAGAAAATGTTTAAGAAGCTCGCGAATGTCAGCATCATCTTCTACAATCAGAAGACGGCTTTTTTCTTCTTGAAGCATCAAGCTCTCCCACAGTCGGTCTATACAGAGTACCGGTTGATGACCTTCACCAGAGTTTCTTTTTTAAACGGTTTAGCAATGTGGTCATTGCATCCTGCCTGCAAAGATTTCTGGCGATCCTCCGAAAGGGCGTGGGCCGTTAGCGCAATAATCGGAGTGGGGCGGCGATGTTGTTCCGTTTCCCACTCCCGAATAGAGTGCGTGGCCGCATATCCGTCCAATTCGGGCATTTGCACGTCCATAAAGACGATGTCAAACTCAGTGGACTTTATCTTATCTATGGCCTCAAGTCCATTGTGCGCTTCAATAATTTCATAGGGCTCGTTTTTTAAATAATGCGTGAAAAGAGTGCGATTGTCCTCGGTGTCGTCGGCCACTAAAATGCGCAAGCGCTTCTCTGAAGCCTTGGCCGCAACTTCAGAAGTTGGCGCAAAGTCCAAATTCTCGCGTTCCATGGTGAAAGGTTTAATCGCTGGGCTGAGGGTTTGTTCATGATGTGGCAGGGTGAAATAAAAAGTCGTTCCTCGGCCCTCATGGCTTTTAAACCAGATTTGTCCGCCCATAAGCTCAATAAGACTTTTAGAGATTGCTAAACCCAATCCTGTGCCTCCAAAGCGGCGATGGATGGAGTTGTCGGCTTGAGAGAATTTTTGGAAAATCAAACTTTGGCGTTCTGAAGGAATGCCTAATCCAGTATCGCTGACGCTAAACAGCAAGGTGTCCTTGCGTGACGGGCTTTTGCTAACAGATAAAGTTACCGAACCTTTTTCGGTAAACTTTAAAGCGTTCCCCACAAGATTGATTAATACCTGACGCAGCTTGTGGGGGTCCCCACTTAAAGTGGACGCAATTCCATGATGAATGCTGGAAGAATAATTTAGTCCTTTAGTTTGGGCGCGCGGACGCATGATGTCTTCGACATCCATCAAAAGGGACGTAAGATCAAAGGGAATATTTTCGATAGTGACTTCACCAGCCTCGATTTTTGATAAATCCAAAATATCATTTACCAGCGTCAGTAAGACCTCACCGGCTTTACCAAAAATGGTGACGTAGTACTCTTGATCGGCATTGAGCTTGGTGTCTTTTAAAAGATCGGCCATGCCCAGCATCGCATTCATTGGCGTACGAATTTCATGACTCATCTTTGCTAAGAATTCAGATTTTGCTTGAGAGTTTCTTAAGGCGGCATCTCTTTCCAGAATCAAATTATTTTCGATGCGACGAAGCTCGCCAATTTTAATTTGGGCTTCTTTGTATAAACCGCGTTGATTGGCCAAGGTTTTTTCAAGCTCTTTGATTTGTGCTTCGGTGGTGACTAAGCTATTGCGATAGGTCAGCGTCTGTTTTTCCAGAAGGTCTTTGCTTTCTTTAAGTTCATTCAATGCCTGGGAAAGGCTGACACAGCCGTCATAGACTTCTTTAAGGCTCCCGCGTGCTTGGGGATGGGCTTTTAAAAATGCGGCATTCCGTGACGTCAGTGTTTTAAGGCTGACAGAAAGTTCATGTAACGGAATGAAAACATGTCGGCGCAAATAAACGGAAGTAATGACAAAACCGACAAGAAATAAAATAGAAACAAAATAAGAGGTCAGAGAAATATAACCAAAGATGGAGGTGACGGAAATAACTCCGACCAACAGCAGAACCGATACGAAAAATAATATTCGGTTCCTGCTGCCGTTCATTGATGTCCTTCTTTACATGTTGACGTATCTTATCTCGATGTTCAGGAAATGCGTTTCCATGCGCTTTACAAGCTCAGGAAGCGGATCATGGTCGTTGCCCTTAGAGGCCTTTTCCATTTGCGCTGCAAGCTCGCTTAACTCATTAAAACCGTATCCGGCTGCGGCTCCCTTAATCTTGTGGGCAAGTTGGGAAATCGCATTCAGATCATCTTTTTGCACCAACGCTCGAAGTGTCTCGATGTCTTTTTTTCTATTCTCTACAAATTGAGGCACTAGATCTTGCAAATCGGCGTCGATCTCAACTATCGATTTTATCATTTCCTTTGACTCCTTATGCTTGAAGTCTACCGACTTTTTCAATGCATTTTAGAATATAACTTTGTTTATTGCATACTTTTAATTGCTTCAAAAAGTAGCATTACAATGGACTCAGTTCCCAATGAACATCATTGACGAGTCCAGTGTCTTT from Bdellovibrio bacteriovorus encodes:
- a CDS encoding Hpt domain-containing protein encodes the protein MIKSIVEIDADLQDLVPQFVENRKKDIETLRALVQKDDLNAISQLAHKIKGAAAGYGFNELSELAAQMEKASKGNDHDPLPELVKRMETHFLNIEIRYVNM
- a CDS encoding OsmC family protein, coding for MVKMSALYQGEKRCEATHGPSNSRISTDAPKDNNGRGEAFSPTDLLGVATGTCMLTTMAIHAEKDGINLKGSRVTVDKEMALNPRRVAKLTVGLHLPQSVPHEHRKRLEDLALNCPVKVSLHPDLALPVAFHYDI
- the pbpC gene encoding penicillin-binding protein 1C — translated: MKIKKYRYLMVGTILVAALAAAAFVASVEKPLGFEQVKSQYKISELVVLDSNGTALHRWRQNKLQKTVAWTSLSSMSPSLPKAVLKSEDRKFYSHSGVDLKALGASFYQRLFRRSPRGASTISMQMAKLISTQRSQYDGYAGKIKQIIAAIKLENSWTKDQILEAYLNLVSFRGEYRGIASVSEALFEKRPAGLTLKESTLLAVLVRSPNANLQAWSQRACWQERAYCRDMHEWIYRNSKKPAGNISEKKAIHFAQRLHNQGLKGEVKTYLHRDVQLYAQELMQSHIKGLKDRNVNDAAVMVVENKTGQVWAYVGGTGLSEETLYVDGLQSFRQAGSTLKPFLYATAFERGILSPDSWLEDSGVDIVFDNGVYKPQNHDRKFYGWVKAKTALGSSLNVPAVKVFKLLNDTTFYSKLQSLHFKKLEDPEHYGPALALGVADVTLEDLIQSYRTLANGGMYSTLNFTQDDISSTEKVFSEESSAQVTEILTASENRALGFGLDSVLSLPGVAVKTGTSKDMRDNWTVGYNERFTVGVWVGNFNGAPMWNVMGVTGAAPIWRNIMEYLEEKYPSKVSGIQKTKLAESSKPERFPKARIVYPQNGMVLALDPAIPKKNQRMPLIAEATGEGRIEWRINGIKKAASQKAGTFMWTPVLGKHRFELFKNGQLAQSVEVLVK
- a CDS encoding ATP-binding protein, with amino-acid sequence MNGSRNRILFFVSVLLLVGVISVTSIFGYISLTSYFVSILFLVGFVITSVYLRRHVFIPLHELSVSLKTLTSRNAAFLKAHPQARGSLKEVYDGCVSLSQALNELKESKDLLEKQTLTYRNSLVTTEAQIKELEKTLANQRGLYKEAQIKIGELRRIENNLILERDAALRNSQAKSEFLAKMSHEIRTPMNAMLGMADLLKDTKLNADQEYYVTIFGKAGEVLLTLVNDILDLSKIEAGEVTIENIPFDLTSLLMDVEDIMRPRAQTKGLNYSSSIHHGIASTLSGDPHKLRQVLINLVGNALKFTEKGSVTLSVSKSPSRKDTLLFSVSDTGLGIPSERQSLIFQKFSQADNSIHRRFGGTGLGLAISKSLIELMGGQIWFKSHEGRGTTFYFTLPHHEQTLSPAIKPFTMERENLDFAPTSEVAAKASEKRLRILVADDTEDNRTLFTHYLKNEPYEIIEAHNGLEAIDKIKSTEFDIVFMDVQMPELDGYAATHSIREWETEQHRRPTPIIALTAHALSEDRQKSLQAGCNDHIAKPFKKETLVKVINRYSV
- a CDS encoding response regulator — translated: MLQEEKSRLLIVEDDADIRELLKHFLKEFVDEIVEAEDGTAALEFVKAQEFDTILSDIEMPQMNGLKFLAYVRSLGQMTPFVVLTAHGDHSRALEALSLGAFDFITKDSKKKLVIESVCAALKFGREMKGSKNDPVRSNHLRKIYTDMSKSSEMRLRKIIEGMSS